A stretch of Planctomicrobium piriforme DNA encodes these proteins:
- a CDS encoding phosphoketolase family protein: MDAMTTTPLSPELLQRIDAYWRAANYLSVGQIYLFDNALLKEPLSREHIKPRLLGHWGTTPGLNFLYAHLNRLIKEHDLNLIYVTGPGHGGPGLVANVYLEGTYSEVYPEISQDAEGLQRLFKQFSFPGGIPSHVAPETPGSIHEGGELGYSLSHAYGAAFDNPDLIVACVVGDGEAETGALATSWHSNKFLNPKSDGCVLPILHLNGYKIANPTVLARIPHDELDSLLKGYGYKPHFVEGDQPEQMHQLMATTLDACLKEIQQIQHAARVEGVTERPCWPMIVLRSPKGWTGPHEVDGKLCEGSWRSHQVPLGEMHTNPGHVKILETWMKSYRPEELFDETGRFKPELQELAPAGQKRMGANPHANGGELLRPLKLPDFRDFAVDVPSPGTVTAEATRVMGKFLEETMRQNLDSKNFRLFSPDENNSNRWQDVLDVTPRAWDAETLPTDDHLGSNGRVMEMLSEHQCQGWLEGYLLTGRHGFFSCYEAFIHIVDSMVNQHAKWLKVCNHIPWRRPIASLNYLLSSHVWRQDHNGFSHQDPGFIDHVVNKKAEVTRIYLPPDANCLLSVTDHCLRSRNYINVVVAGKQPSLQWLKIDEAVRHCELGVSIWKWASTDQDAEPDVVMACCGDVPTLETLAAAELLREKLPKLKVRVVNVVNLMKLQDASQHPHGLTSSEFDVIFTSDKPVLFNFHGYPWLIHRLTYRRNNHGNLHVRGYVEEGTTTTPFDMCVLNRIDRFHLVKDVIDRVPGLAPHCAYLRQEMDERLSEHREYIRKYGDDPAEIRDWKWGDR, translated from the coding sequence ATGGACGCCATGACGACAACACCGCTCTCGCCGGAATTGTTGCAGCGCATCGATGCCTATTGGCGGGCCGCGAATTACCTGTCGGTGGGGCAGATCTACCTGTTCGATAACGCCCTGCTGAAAGAGCCGCTGTCGCGCGAGCACATCAAGCCGCGTCTGCTGGGACACTGGGGGACGACGCCGGGCCTGAACTTTCTCTATGCCCATCTGAACCGGCTCATCAAAGAGCATGATCTGAATCTGATCTATGTCACCGGTCCGGGGCATGGCGGGCCAGGGCTGGTGGCGAACGTCTATCTCGAAGGGACCTATAGCGAGGTCTATCCCGAGATCAGCCAGGACGCTGAAGGCCTGCAGCGGCTCTTCAAACAGTTCAGTTTCCCCGGTGGCATCCCTTCGCATGTGGCGCCCGAAACGCCGGGCAGCATTCACGAAGGGGGCGAACTGGGATATTCGCTGTCTCATGCCTATGGAGCGGCGTTCGACAATCCGGATCTGATTGTCGCTTGCGTTGTGGGTGACGGCGAAGCCGAAACCGGCGCGCTCGCGACGTCGTGGCATTCGAACAAGTTTCTCAATCCGAAATCCGATGGCTGCGTGCTGCCGATTCTGCATTTGAATGGTTACAAGATCGCGAATCCCACGGTCCTCGCTCGAATTCCCCATGACGAACTCGACAGTCTCTTGAAGGGCTACGGCTACAAGCCGCACTTTGTGGAGGGGGACCAGCCGGAGCAGATGCACCAGCTGATGGCGACGACGCTGGATGCCTGCCTCAAAGAGATCCAGCAGATTCAACATGCGGCGCGCGTCGAAGGGGTGACGGAACGTCCCTGCTGGCCGATGATTGTCTTGCGGTCCCCCAAAGGCTGGACCGGCCCTCACGAAGTCGACGGCAAATTGTGCGAAGGCTCGTGGCGCAGCCATCAGGTACCACTCGGCGAAATGCACACGAATCCCGGGCATGTGAAAATCCTGGAAACGTGGATGAAGAGCTATCGACCGGAAGAACTATTCGATGAGACAGGTCGATTTAAACCCGAACTCCAGGAATTGGCGCCGGCTGGGCAGAAACGGATGGGAGCGAATCCGCACGCGAATGGCGGCGAACTGCTGCGCCCACTGAAACTCCCCGACTTCCGGGATTTCGCGGTCGATGTCCCCTCCCCTGGCACGGTCACCGCCGAAGCCACCCGAGTGATGGGCAAGTTTCTCGAAGAAACAATGCGGCAGAATCTGGACTCGAAGAATTTCCGGCTGTTCAGCCCTGACGAAAATAATTCGAACCGCTGGCAGGACGTGCTCGATGTCACGCCTCGGGCCTGGGATGCCGAAACGCTGCCGACGGACGATCATCTCGGAAGCAACGGCCGCGTCATGGAGATGCTGTCGGAGCATCAATGCCAGGGGTGGCTGGAAGGCTATCTGCTGACAGGCAGGCATGGCTTTTTCAGTTGCTATGAAGCCTTCATTCACATCGTCGATTCGATGGTCAACCAGCATGCCAAGTGGCTGAAGGTCTGCAACCACATTCCCTGGCGGCGGCCGATTGCGTCGCTCAATTACCTGTTGTCGTCGCACGTCTGGCGGCAGGATCACAACGGGTTCAGCCATCAGGATCCCGGCTTCATCGATCACGTCGTCAACAAAAAGGCCGAAGTCACCCGCATCTATCTGCCGCCTGATGCCAATTGTCTGCTGTCGGTGACGGACCACTGCCTGCGGAGTCGTAACTACATCAACGTGGTGGTCGCCGGTAAGCAGCCGTCACTGCAATGGCTCAAGATCGATGAAGCGGTCCGTCATTGCGAGCTGGGCGTAAGCATCTGGAAATGGGCGAGTACCGATCAGGATGCCGAGCCCGATGTGGTTATGGCCTGCTGCGGCGACGTGCCGACGCTCGAAACGCTCGCCGCCGCAGAATTGCTGCGAGAAAAATTACCCAAGCTCAAGGTGCGCGTCGTCAACGTGGTCAACCTGATGAAGCTGCAGGATGCGTCGCAGCATCCGCATGGTCTCACCAGCAGTGAGTTCGACGTCATCTTTACTTCCGACAAGCCGGTGCTGTTCAACTTTCACGGGTACCCGTGGCTGATTCACCGTTTGACGTACCGTCGCAACAATCACGGCAACCTGCATGTGCGAGGCTATGTTGAAGAAGGGACGACGACCACGCCGTTCGACATGTGCGTCCTCAACCGCATCGACCGATTCCATCTGGTGAAAGACGTCATCGACCGCGTCCCTGGCCTGGCGCCGCATTGTGCTTATCTGCGGCAAGAGATGGACGAACGGCTCTCCGAACACCGCGAATACATCCGCAAGTATGGAGACGATCCGGCGGAGATCCGCGACTGGAAATGGGGCGACCGGTGA
- a CDS encoding universal stress protein produces MKLLVAVDGSKSSADALAFLEKFPFAQKPDVIVAHTCPVPNLTEIGVAVPSQIQQEIERSRAEGWEIAKKAAIRCESWAKAVKAELLGGPAAAREIVDAAAREQVELIVLGARGLGAVSRFLLGSVSDSVAKHAPCSVLVVRPPQADRAQRGARIMFAVDGSEASHSAVRRFAALPLGKDAEILVMTVVDTVQAYHTEYTLQRSPALTSLLERTRSHLEADVAQLKAATANIRTVLKEKSDAAAYLLDEVDRWKPDLLVVGNTGKTGWERVLMGSVSTRLLHHAPCSVWVERLRK; encoded by the coding sequence ATGAAACTACTCGTCGCGGTGGACGGTTCGAAATCCTCAGCAGATGCTCTGGCGTTCCTGGAGAAGTTCCCCTTTGCTCAGAAGCCGGACGTGATCGTTGCACACACCTGTCCGGTTCCGAACCTGACTGAGATCGGCGTGGCAGTGCCATCCCAGATTCAGCAAGAGATCGAGCGGTCACGTGCCGAAGGCTGGGAAATCGCGAAGAAAGCTGCGATCCGATGTGAGTCTTGGGCGAAGGCGGTGAAGGCGGAACTCTTGGGCGGACCTGCGGCCGCGCGGGAGATCGTCGACGCCGCTGCCCGTGAACAAGTTGAACTGATCGTACTGGGAGCACGGGGCCTGGGGGCAGTGAGCCGGTTCCTGCTGGGGAGCGTTTCTGATTCCGTGGCGAAGCACGCCCCGTGTTCAGTTCTGGTCGTGAGGCCGCCGCAGGCTGACCGTGCCCAGCGCGGGGCGCGCATCATGTTTGCCGTCGACGGCAGCGAAGCCTCGCACAGCGCCGTCCGCCGCTTTGCAGCATTGCCGTTGGGAAAGGACGCGGAGATTCTAGTGATGACCGTGGTCGACACCGTGCAGGCGTACCACACCGAGTACACGCTACAGCGGTCGCCCGCTCTGACGTCGCTGCTGGAACGCACGCGATCTCACCTTGAAGCCGACGTGGCTCAATTGAAAGCCGCGACTGCGAACATCCGCACGGTGCTGAAGGAGAAGAGCGACGCGGCAGCGTATCTGCTCGATGAAGTCGACCGTTGGAAACCCGATCTGCTGGTCGTCGGCAACACCGGAAAAACAGGCTGGGAACGGGTTCTCATGGGCAGCGTTTCAACCCGACTGCTGCATCACGCCCCTTGCAGCGTGTGGGTCGAACGCCTTCGGAAATGA
- a CDS encoding hemerythrin domain-containing protein — MRTVDEKSLTDQLHLEQQRIDAAIADWRQWWTELKELGKPHFGEMGMRLSKVLDRLTAHFEHEERTGFLVQITNDAGADPDTPLKLIQEHDELLNELKDLIHRLQTCCESGFSWGEARRAVDAFLERLRQHEHEESELTERGKTFVRH, encoded by the coding sequence ATGCGTACGGTGGATGAAAAATCTCTTACGGATCAACTGCATCTCGAACAGCAGCGGATCGATGCGGCCATTGCCGACTGGAGGCAGTGGTGGACTGAACTCAAGGAACTGGGCAAGCCCCATTTTGGCGAGATGGGAATGCGTCTTTCGAAGGTTCTTGATCGGCTGACCGCACATTTCGAGCATGAAGAACGGACCGGCTTCCTCGTGCAGATCACGAATGATGCGGGAGCCGACCCGGACACGCCGCTCAAGCTCATTCAGGAACACGACGAGCTGCTGAATGAGCTGAAAGACTTGATTCATCGCCTGCAAACCTGCTGCGAAAGTGGATTCAGTTGGGGCGAGGCGCGACGTGCCGTCGATGCATTCCTCGAACGGCTTCGTCAGCACGAACACGAGGAAAGCGAACTGACAGAACGGGGAAAGACTTTTGTAAGGCACTGA
- a CDS encoding hybrid sensor histidine kinase/response regulator has protein sequence METPLPQRILIVEDDFDTCDNLRDILELDQHVVDFANTAQQALQSEALTHATIILLDWKLPDATAMQVLPRLTEKAPEADVIIITGHGDFDHAVSALRQGAADYLLKPINPEVLRNSLQRLAHRRWLAREKNRSDAKFRNLVQAAPCLIVILRQDLSIAYFSPFGESLTGYPAAEILNRHFLDVFYPHSLASAPESTPEEVFDRVTHGEQGSQVACRQGTRRWIAWKTRQLEDVDGGAGILAVGQDVTESRHSTERLVQSERLAAIGEAMTGLAHESRNALQRSQAFLELLTVEVAELPHALRLVDRIQEAQNHLHQLYEEVRQYAAPIRLEQHPYVLGELIQETWAYLEHARQSRDARLLVLDSARDCTVEVDRFQLQQVFRNILENSLAACTDPVEICCNCEKRVNTVGDPVWQFSIKDNGPGLNPEQRERIFDPFFTTKTRGTGLGMTLCKRIVEAHGGRIAVGDGPGTEIVITLPCQRC, from the coding sequence ATGGAGACGCCCCTGCCGCAACGGATTCTCATCGTCGAGGACGACTTCGACACCTGCGATAACCTGCGGGATATTCTGGAACTCGATCAGCATGTCGTCGATTTCGCGAACACAGCGCAGCAGGCTCTGCAATCGGAGGCTCTGACGCACGCGACGATCATTCTTCTCGACTGGAAGCTTCCCGACGCCACCGCCATGCAGGTGCTGCCGCGTTTGACTGAGAAGGCGCCCGAGGCCGATGTCATTATCATCACCGGCCACGGAGATTTTGATCACGCCGTTTCGGCATTGCGCCAGGGGGCGGCCGATTATCTGCTCAAGCCGATCAATCCCGAGGTTCTGCGTAACAGTCTGCAGCGGCTGGCCCATCGGCGCTGGCTCGCTCGGGAAAAAAATCGCTCGGATGCCAAGTTTCGCAACCTGGTGCAGGCAGCGCCATGCCTGATTGTCATTCTTCGACAAGACCTGTCGATTGCCTATTTCAGCCCATTTGGCGAATCGTTGACCGGCTACCCGGCTGCCGAGATCCTCAATCGACACTTCCTGGACGTCTTCTACCCTCACTCGCTCGCGTCTGCCCCCGAGAGCACTCCAGAAGAGGTTTTCGACCGCGTGACGCATGGAGAGCAGGGATCGCAGGTGGCCTGTCGCCAGGGAACCCGTCGCTGGATCGCCTGGAAAACCCGTCAGCTTGAGGATGTCGACGGCGGCGCAGGGATTCTGGCGGTGGGGCAGGATGTCACGGAGTCGCGACATTCCACTGAACGGCTGGTTCAGTCAGAGCGACTCGCGGCGATTGGGGAAGCGATGACGGGCCTCGCGCACGAAAGCCGCAATGCGCTCCAGCGCAGTCAGGCGTTTTTGGAACTGCTGACCGTCGAAGTTGCCGAGCTGCCGCACGCGCTGCGTCTGGTCGATCGCATCCAGGAAGCGCAGAACCATCTGCATCAGCTCTACGAAGAAGTGCGTCAATATGCCGCGCCGATTCGACTGGAACAGCACCCTTATGTTCTCGGGGAACTGATTCAGGAAACCTGGGCCTATTTGGAGCATGCCCGTCAGAGCCGCGACGCGCGTCTCCTCGTGCTGGATTCAGCACGCGATTGCACCGTCGAAGTCGACCGGTTTCAGCTGCAACAGGTCTTTCGAAACATCCTCGAGAACTCACTGGCAGCCTGCACTGATCCGGTCGAGATCTGCTGCAATTGCGAGAAACGTGTGAACACGGTCGGCGACCCGGTCTGGCAATTCTCGATCAAGGACAATGGACCCGGCCTGAATCCCGAACAGCGCGAACGGATCTTCGATCCGTTCTTCACCACGAAGACCCGCGGGACAGGCCTAGGGATGACGCTCTGCAAGCGCATCGTCGAAGCCCATGGGGGCCGCATCGCAGTCGGAGACGGCCCTGGCACTGAGATCGTCATCACCCTGCCGTGCCAGAGGTGCTGA
- a CDS encoding response regulator: protein MPHSSPPSILVVDDEADICQNLADILQEFGYEVHTASCGAEALEKIRSRTFDVALLDLKMPGMDGVTLYKTIREQRGDIVSLIVTAYANPQTIKDALHAGVWQVLSKPVDLQQLLTFVSDAVEQPLVMVVDDDVDLCHNLWDVFRARGMRSCTAHTEQEALQRISERQFEVILVDLKLPTGDGRHVLEKIRSTAPDTRAILITGHPEELLKDAEPTPLPDAICYKPFEMSQLLETIERFARRTR from the coding sequence ATGCCTCACTCTTCCCCTCCATCGATTCTGGTCGTCGACGACGAAGCCGACATCTGCCAGAACCTGGCCGATATTCTGCAGGAGTTCGGGTACGAAGTTCACACTGCTTCTTGCGGGGCCGAGGCCCTGGAGAAGATTCGCAGCCGCACTTTCGACGTGGCGCTGCTCGATTTAAAGATGCCCGGCATGGACGGCGTCACACTCTACAAAACGATCCGGGAACAGCGGGGTGATATCGTCTCGTTGATCGTCACCGCCTATGCCAATCCCCAGACCATCAAGGATGCGCTGCACGCGGGCGTCTGGCAGGTGCTGTCCAAACCAGTCGACCTGCAACAACTGCTGACGTTTGTGAGCGATGCCGTCGAGCAGCCGCTCGTGATGGTGGTCGATGACGACGTCGATCTCTGCCACAATCTGTGGGACGTCTTTCGCGCGCGGGGCATGCGCAGTTGCACTGCCCACACCGAACAAGAGGCTCTGCAGCGGATCAGCGAGCGGCAGTTCGAAGTGATTCTGGTGGACCTCAAACTTCCGACCGGTGATGGCCGGCATGTGCTGGAGAAAATCCGCAGTACCGCCCCGGACACCCGGGCGATCCTCATTACAGGCCATCCTGAAGAGTTGCTGAAAGACGCCGAGCCGACGCCGCTGCCGGATGCCATCTGCTACAAGCCCTTCGAGATGTCCCAGTTGCTGGAGACAATCGAACGCTTTGCCCGACGGACCAGATAA
- a CDS encoding sensor histidine kinase has translation MNEQQVFDRYCELQRYVGWSERDAEQVHALLPILDPCFGELVEDFYHEIERHPAALQVITGGQAQIDRLKGTLIDWLRQLFSGQYDARYVFKRWRIGYKHVEIGLDQVYTNVALSRLRGGLFKALESRWTASPEELSQALRPLNTLLDLDLALIEDAYQTEYTFRKQATERLALIGQVAGGIAHELRNPLNVVKTSVFYLLNARNAPPEKVSQHLERIERQVGIANEVITSLTNFARLPVADQQPFNVETHLHDLISATEHPENINVIIDCPQSLPCALADASQIRIVLGNLIRNAIDAMPQGGTLGLSVQAQDPYVEISVTDTGHGMEPEQLIRAMEPFFSTKARGIGLGLPMAKAILEKNEGRIYVESEPGKGSVFKVHLRSSDHQNPASAFTSLTNA, from the coding sequence ATGAACGAACAGCAGGTCTTTGACCGCTATTGCGAACTGCAACGGTATGTGGGGTGGTCCGAACGCGACGCGGAGCAAGTGCATGCGCTATTGCCGATTCTTGATCCCTGCTTCGGCGAACTGGTTGAAGACTTCTATCACGAAATCGAACGGCACCCCGCCGCGCTGCAGGTGATCACCGGTGGACAGGCTCAAATCGACCGTCTCAAAGGGACGCTGATTGACTGGCTGCGGCAGTTGTTCTCCGGGCAATACGATGCCCGCTACGTCTTCAAACGCTGGCGCATCGGCTACAAGCATGTCGAAATCGGCCTCGATCAGGTCTACACAAATGTCGCCTTGTCCCGCTTGCGAGGCGGCCTGTTCAAGGCGCTCGAAAGCCGCTGGACGGCATCGCCCGAAGAACTCTCGCAGGCGCTCCGCCCTTTGAACACGCTTCTCGATCTCGATCTGGCGCTCATCGAGGACGCCTATCAGACCGAATATACCTTCCGCAAACAGGCGACTGAGCGTCTCGCCCTCATTGGTCAGGTGGCCGGCGGCATCGCTCACGAATTGCGGAACCCGCTCAACGTCGTCAAAACCTCGGTCTTCTATCTCCTCAATGCCCGCAATGCTCCGCCGGAGAAGGTTTCGCAACATCTTGAACGCATCGAACGTCAGGTGGGAATCGCCAATGAAGTGATCACTTCGCTGACGAATTTCGCGCGGCTCCCCGTGGCAGACCAGCAGCCGTTCAATGTCGAGACGCATCTCCACGATCTCATCAGCGCGACCGAGCACCCTGAGAACATCAACGTCATTATCGATTGTCCTCAGTCGTTGCCATGTGCGCTGGCCGACGCCAGTCAGATCCGGATCGTACTGGGAAATCTGATTCGAAACGCCATCGACGCGATGCCACAAGGTGGAACGCTGGGACTGTCCGTTCAGGCTCAAGACCCCTATGTGGAAATCTCGGTGACCGACACCGGTCACGGAATGGAACCAGAACAGTTGATTCGCGCCATGGAACCGTTCTTTTCCACCAAAGCCCGTGGGATTGGCCTAGGGTTACCGATGGCGAAAGCCATTCTCGAAAAGAATGAAGGACGGATCTACGTCGAAAGTGAACCCGGCAAAGGGTCTGTTTTCAAAGTACACCTGCGTTCATCCGATCATCAGAATCCCGCTTCTGCATTCACTTCACTTACAAATGCGTAA
- a CDS encoding zinc-dependent alcohol dehydrogenase family protein translates to MRAMILRRTAPVTANSQPLEFVELPKPVPAAHEILIQVRACGVCHTELDEIEGRLTPPALPVVPGHQVVGIVAECGTAVTRFRIGDRVGVGWIHSSSGAEDENLSPLFRATGKDANGGYAEFMTVGEDYAYPIPTEFSDVEAAPLLCAGAVGYRSLKLTGLRDGEALGLTGFGGSAHLVIQMAQFLYPRSSVSVFARDAEARKFALSLGAVWVGDTQDQCPVPLSAIIDTTPAWTPVVAALRNLRPGGRLVINAIRKEDRDKSALFDLSYHEHLWLEREIKTVANVTQFDLSEFLPIAARIPLRPQVQTYRLEEANQALLDLKLQPVQGAKVLLVGSVDGK, encoded by the coding sequence ATGCGAGCAATGATTCTACGGAGGACCGCGCCGGTGACTGCCAACTCTCAACCGCTGGAGTTCGTGGAATTGCCGAAACCGGTCCCGGCAGCACACGAGATCCTCATTCAGGTGCGCGCGTGCGGCGTGTGCCATACGGAACTTGATGAGATCGAGGGCCGGCTGACGCCCCCTGCCCTGCCGGTCGTGCCAGGACATCAGGTCGTCGGAATCGTTGCTGAGTGCGGAACGGCGGTGACCCGCTTCCGGATCGGCGATCGCGTGGGAGTCGGCTGGATTCATTCCTCGTCGGGAGCCGAGGACGAGAACCTGAGCCCCTTGTTTCGGGCGACGGGCAAGGACGCGAACGGCGGCTATGCCGAATTCATGACCGTGGGGGAGGATTACGCCTACCCGATTCCAACGGAGTTCTCGGACGTGGAAGCGGCCCCCTTACTGTGCGCGGGCGCGGTGGGCTACCGGTCGCTCAAATTGACAGGCCTGCGAGATGGTGAGGCATTGGGGCTGACAGGCTTTGGCGGTTCGGCACATCTGGTGATTCAGATGGCGCAATTCCTCTATCCCAGGTCGTCCGTCTCTGTGTTCGCGCGGGATGCGGAAGCTCGGAAGTTCGCATTAAGTCTGGGTGCGGTTTGGGTCGGAGACACGCAGGACCAGTGTCCGGTCCCCTTGAGCGCCATCATTGATACGACTCCAGCGTGGACACCCGTGGTCGCGGCGCTGCGGAACCTGCGGCCAGGCGGGAGACTGGTGATCAACGCCATTCGCAAGGAAGACCGCGACAAGAGTGCGCTTTTTGATTTGAGCTACCACGAACATCTGTGGCTGGAGCGGGAGATCAAAACGGTCGCGAACGTGACGCAGTTCGACCTGTCGGAGTTTTTGCCGATCGCGGCGCGGATTCCGTTGCGGCCTCAAGTACAGACGTACCGCCTGGAAGAAGCAAATCAGGCGTTACTCGACCTCAAACTGCAACCAGTGCAGGGAGCCAAGGTGCTGCTGGTGGGGAGCGTCGATGGGAAATGA
- a CDS encoding GntR family transcriptional regulator, with amino-acid sequence MTTLGKPLERQSLSTVVQERLSRAIVSGELAAGERLREPELATRLGVSRAPVREALIGLEFAGLVLSDERGHSSVPVMQADDLQEIFLVRLALEPVAMQQASLRLSKEVVAALKSNIERTRSVETLAELGAIDVEFHDLIVQASELPRLRKLWSFVRYQIELWLNQMQPLVSENFAETRNLTVKSHLQLVKAFQSGDADAAFAAMRQHITGWQSHLADGQAVNSSNT; translated from the coding sequence ATGACCACACTTGGAAAACCTCTCGAACGCCAGAGCCTGTCGACCGTGGTGCAGGAGCGGCTCAGTCGCGCCATTGTCTCGGGGGAACTCGCCGCCGGTGAACGTCTGCGGGAGCCGGAGCTCGCGACGAGACTCGGAGTGAGTCGCGCCCCGGTGCGCGAAGCTCTGATCGGATTGGAATTCGCCGGGCTGGTGCTGTCGGACGAACGGGGACATTCGTCTGTGCCTGTCATGCAGGCGGATGATCTGCAAGAGATTTTTTTGGTTCGACTGGCGCTTGAGCCGGTCGCGATGCAACAGGCGTCACTGCGGTTGAGCAAAGAAGTCGTCGCGGCGCTCAAAAGCAATATCGAGCGGACGAGATCAGTGGAAACACTGGCCGAACTCGGTGCGATCGACGTTGAATTTCACGACCTGATCGTGCAGGCGAGCGAGCTGCCCCGACTGCGGAAACTCTGGTCGTTCGTGCGGTATCAGATCGAACTCTGGCTGAATCAGATGCAGCCGCTCGTCTCTGAAAACTTCGCGGAGACTCGCAATCTGACCGTCAAATCGCACCTGCAGCTTGTGAAAGCATTCCAGAGCGGTGACGCCGACGCGGCGTTCGCAGCAATGCGACAGCACATCACTGGCTGGCAGTCGCATCTGGCCGATGGACAGGCCGTGAATTCGTCGAACACATAA
- a CDS encoding DUF1501 domain-containing protein: protein MSGVFSRRTFLQQSAAGIPFLGLAHLLSQEAAATESPLAVRAPHFPAKAKRVIFLFMSGGPSHVDLFDYKPALEKMQGQPLPFEKPKLERTRTGNLLASPWKFSRHGESGIEISELLPHLSKCADDLCVVRSMVADNINHNGACLQMNTGEQAFSRPSLGSWLQYGLGSENQNLPGFVVISPAQPAQGAPLWSNSFLSAAYQGTLVQDLKHPIVNLGNDRYSTGEQRAELDLLKSLNQLHVSQRPDDSRLDSRIQSFELAFRMQTEAPAAFGIEQESTATKSLYGIDDPVTEIFGRQCLMARRLVESGVRMVQVYHTTTSKRSSCQLWDQHSGLQTELPNNCLATDKPVAALLTDLKARGLLEDTLVIWGGEFGRTPTAEGNNGREHHPFGFTMWMAGGGIKSGCTYGSTDEFGWHAAQDKVHVHDLHATVLHLMGLDHTRLTYRYAGRDYRLTDVHGRVVQEILA from the coding sequence ATGTCCGGAGTTTTCTCTCGCCGAACGTTTCTCCAGCAGAGTGCCGCTGGAATTCCGTTTCTGGGTCTGGCTCATCTGTTGTCGCAGGAGGCCGCCGCTACGGAGAGCCCGCTCGCGGTTCGCGCTCCGCATTTTCCCGCCAAGGCGAAACGGGTCATCTTTCTGTTTATGTCCGGCGGTCCGTCACATGTCGACTTGTTCGACTACAAGCCGGCGCTGGAGAAGATGCAGGGACAGCCGCTGCCGTTTGAGAAGCCCAAACTCGAACGGACCAGAACAGGCAACCTGCTGGCCTCTCCCTGGAAGTTTTCCCGTCACGGGGAGAGCGGCATCGAGATCAGCGAGCTATTGCCGCATTTGTCGAAATGTGCAGATGACCTGTGCGTGGTTCGCTCGATGGTTGCCGACAACATCAATCACAACGGCGCCTGTCTGCAGATGAACACCGGCGAGCAGGCGTTTTCTCGTCCGAGTCTGGGATCGTGGCTGCAATATGGTCTCGGTTCGGAGAACCAGAACCTGCCTGGCTTCGTGGTCATCAGCCCGGCCCAGCCGGCCCAGGGAGCGCCGCTCTGGAGCAATTCGTTTCTCTCGGCAGCCTATCAGGGGACGCTGGTTCAGGATCTGAAACATCCCATCGTGAACCTGGGGAACGACCGCTACTCGACAGGCGAACAACGAGCCGAACTCGATCTGCTGAAGTCGCTCAATCAATTGCATGTGTCCCAGCGACCTGACGACAGCCGGCTCGATTCGCGCATACAGTCGTTCGAGCTGGCGTTTCGGATGCAGACCGAAGCGCCGGCGGCCTTCGGGATTGAACAGGAGTCAACGGCGACGAAATCTCTGTATGGGATCGACGACCCCGTGACAGAGATTTTCGGCCGACAGTGCCTGATGGCACGGCGGCTGGTGGAAAGCGGCGTCCGCATGGTGCAGGTGTATCACACCACCACCAGCAAACGGTCCAGTTGCCAGCTCTGGGATCAACACAGCGGTCTGCAGACGGAACTTCCCAACAACTGCCTGGCGACCGACAAGCCGGTTGCCGCGCTGCTCACCGACTTAAAAGCCAGGGGTCTGCTCGAAGACACCCTGGTGATCTGGGGAGGCGAGTTCGGTCGCACGCCGACTGCGGAAGGAAACAATGGCCGTGAGCATCATCCATTCGGCTTTACGATGTGGATGGCGGGCGGCGGCATCAAGTCGGGCTGCACCTATGGCTCGACCGATGAGTTCGGCTGGCATGCTGCACAGGACAAGGTTCATGTTCACGACCTGCATGCCACGGTTCTACACCTGATGGGGCTCGATCACACACGGCTGACCTACCGTTATGCCGGCCGCGACTATCGGCTGACCGATGTGCATGGCCGAGTCGTGCAGGAGATCCTGGCATGA